GCCGAAGGAGTCCACCGCGTAGCCGACGAACTGGGAGTCGAAGACTGGTCCGTAAAGGGCCTCGAGTTCCCGGCACACGACGGCCGGCGGTTCAACGGGCAAGCGTTGAGTTTCGCCACGTCGAATCGAGGCGCAGATCACATGTATTCCGAGTTCTATCTGCTCGAGTATCCGCTGGTCGATGAAGAACAGGCCGTCGATCCGTCCGGACTCGACGGAAAGCCGTCACTGCTCGTCGAGCGCGAAAACATCTGTGCGATACACGATAGCGGTATCATCTGTAAATTCTCGGGGCCATACGTCGACCACGAACGCCACGAGGGGATCTTCGGCCGCGATTACGAGGAGTTACTGGAAATCGGCGCAGCGATCGTCGAACTCGAGCGTCACTTCAACAATCAACGGGGGTTCGATCGGAATGACGACCGACTTCCGTACTCGATCGAGGGTCTCGACGAAGCACTGGACGAATACTACGAGAGACGTGGATGGACGGAAGACGGTATCGTTCCCGATCAGAACGTCGTCTGACAGTTGTGGTTGTATTATCAGCGATATGTTTATTGTCATCTGGTACCGTCCTACAGTATGCGGCTCACAGTCTGTGAACTACCGGATAACCGTTCGAGATTTATCGATAGTTGGCGTGGCCTCTGTGACCACGTAGAGACAGAGCGATCCGAACTCGTTCTCTTACCGGAGATGCCGTTTTCGCGGTGGCTCCCCATGAAGCAAGGAGGGAGCGAAGAAAAGTGGGGTGACGCGGTCGAAGCACACGACGACTGGATGGATCGCATGAACGAACTCGCGCCAGCTACCGTGTTAGGTTCTCGACCGACCCATTCTGAGGGACGACGGCTGAATGAGGGGTTCGTCTGGACTGAGTCGAGTGGGTCGCGTCTGGTTCACCAGAAGACGTTCTTACCCGACGATGGGCCGTGGTTCTGGGAGGGGTCGTGGTACGAGAGAGGAGAGGACGACTTCTCGCTCGTAGAGTGTGCTAGTGCGAAATGCGGATTTCTCATCTGTACCGAAATATGGGGTGCCGAACAGGCCCGCAAATACGGTCACGATGGAGCACACCTGATCGTAAATCCGCGTGTGACTGAACCACAGCGAAGAGAACAGTGGCGTGCCGGAACACAGGCGATCAGTACGATCTCTGGGAGCTTTGTCGCGTCCTCCAACCGAGTAACGATTCCAACGGAGAGTGTAGAGGAAATACCGTTTGGAGGCAATGGATGGATCGTCGATCCCGACGGAACAGTGCTTGCAGAAACATCACGGAATCAACCGTTTGTGACCGTGGAGATCGATATATCCGTGGCGGAAAAGGCGAAAAAAACGTACCCACGTCCCGCATTTGAAGGGATGGAAAGACGGTAAGAGAGGGCAACGTTGGATCATTTCGTATCATTCTCCGAGAGAAACTACCGCCGATGGATTGCTACCAGTATGACTATCAGTTATCGTATGAACCGGATGTGAACGTCAGTACCGGCGGAGGTATTTCATGATATTTAGTTCCGAAATTTGATAGATCCCTGCACTGTTTCGTGAGCGACTGTTTCACGATCTGAGGCAGTGCAAACGATCATCGAGTCGACGACGAGAAACCGGAATCAGCTATTGATCAGTTCGAATCTGGATCCGTTCTCTCGGTCGATAGCATGCTCGTAGACGACGTGAGCGGCGGCGATATCCTGGATTGCAAGGCCCGTCGAATCGAACACGGTGATTCCATCGTCATCGGTTCGACCTGATTTCTTTCCAGCGACGATCTCACCGAGTTCGCCGTAGATGTGTTCATCCGAGAAGGTTCCCTCTCGCCACGGAACGTTGATCTCGCCGGAATGCGTCGTCTGACCGTAATCATCGATGACGACCGTCGACTCGAGCAGGAGGTCTTCGGTCAATTCCTGTTTGCCCGCGGCATCCGCACCCATCGCGTTAATGTGGGTGTGTGAGCCGACAACTGAGTGTTCGACGATCGGGGAATCGACTGGAGTTACGGTCGAAAGCACGTCGCACGCTGCCGCATCCGCGATCGTTCCCTCGACAACGCTGAATCGATCCTCAAATGCATCGATGAACGCTTGAACGCGTTCGGAATTCGTGTCGGCGACGACGACGTCCTCGATCGGACGGACCGCCGCGATCGCATCCAGTTGGGTGTACGACTGGACCCCCGCACCGACGATTCCGAGACTTGTTGCGTCTTCGATCGCGAGATAATCGGTGGCAACCGCTGCGGCAGCACCGGTTCGTTTCATCGTCAGTTCGGTTCCGTCCATGATAGCAAGCGGATAGCCGGTTTCTGGATCTGAGTAAACCATCGTCCCCATAACCGTCGGCAGTCCGTGTTCTGACGGATTATCCGGATGAACGTTGACCCACTTTATCCCGGCAGCATCCCACTCACCTGCGTCGATGTACGCCGGCATCGAGCGGAAATCGCCGTTGTACCGTTCCAGGTCGACGTACGACTTCACCGGCATCTGAACGGTTCCCCGTTCGTAGGCTGCGAAGGCGTCTTCGACGGCGGAAATCACGGCCGAGGTTTCTGCGTTGGCATTCACGGCTGACTGGTCGAGCAGAACAGTCTGCATATTGGTTGGTATACATTTGTCATATATTAAAGTGCCCATTGGTGACGGCGATACGATGGATGGGGAACGCGACTCACTGTGATCGAAGACTGTGCGAACGGCTGTGATCGAAGGGACTAGTACGAACGAGTCGATTTCGTATAGAGATCGATAGTATTCCGAGAAAGACCTCACACCGAGTGAACTGAAAAGCCGAGATGAGGATCCTAAGCAGCGATCACTGGCGCTCAGTCGACGGTGTAAACGAAAGCGGCCAGTGATGGGCGTGATCCGCGCCCACGGAATGAGTTGCCGAAACGACTGAATCCAGGTCTTCGTCGAGCCACGCAAACGGGTCCTCTCGAACGTCGGTTCGAACATCGAGAACACCCTCGAGTACACCGAGAGTTGCATAGCCGAGATGGCTGAGGTGATAGCCACCCTCCTGGATCAGGGCGAGGTGACCGTCAGCACACTCCGTTGCGAGTTTTCTCACGCGTTGACCCATCGCTTCGAAGCCTGATTTCGTCACGACGTTTCGTCCGAGCGGATCCATCGTTCCGGCGTCCTGTCCCGCACTGACGAGCAGGACATCCGGATCGAACGACTCTACGATCGGAGAGACGAGCGAATTAAAGACGTACTCGTAGCCCTTATCACCAGCACCGGGTGGAAGCGGGATATTGACGTTGTATCCAACCCCGTCCCCGGTTCCGTTCTCCCGTGTGTTCCCGGTCTGTGGATGGGCGTCGGGATCCCACGACCAGTGATCGTTGTGAATACTCACGTACAGGACGTCGTCTCGGTCGTAGAAGGTTTCCTGTATACCGTTTCCGTGGTGGACGTCCCAGTCGATGATCGCGATCCGTTCGGCCTGGTCGGTCGCTCGAAGATGTTCGGCGGCGATCGCGACGTTGTTGAAAAAGCAAAAGCCATCGATCTGATCAGGCTGGGCGTGATGGCCGGACGGACGAACCAGTGCGTACGGTACTCGTTCGGAAACGTCGGTACGCATTGCGTCCGTCGCTGCCTGAATAGAGGCACCTGCAGCGTGCCGAGCGGCGGTATAACTGGCTTCGTTCGCGCCAGTTTCGGCGGTGATGCGTCCGCCACCGTTTTTACAGAACTCCTCGAACTCGCTGATGTGTGAGGCGGTGTGGACGCGAGATAACTGCTCGATCGTCGCCGGCTCGACCGACTGCCACTCGAGAAACTCCGAGAGTTCGTGATCGAGTATGTGTTTGATGTTCTGAACTCGTTCCGGACGATCCGGATGGGGTTCATCCACTGCAAGCCGGCCTGACGATGCGAGTTCGAACTCACCTGCTGGTGGATTATGCTCGAGGAACGAATCGTCCCAGTACACCGAGAGAGTTGATTGCGAAGACATGATTGTGTACCCGTTGTACAGTGTCGATAGTCACAAATCAACTTATATGTTTGGGCAACACCGCGTTTGAGCAAATTCAGTGAGCTACCCTAACATCGCGTTTGAACGGGGTCCAGTGAGGTACTCTAGCCGAGTGAATCGTCGTTCGAAAGATCGTATTGGTGATGGTCTGTGATGGTACTGCTTCTGAGACACCGCAATAGTGCTGAGATGTTCTTTCAGAGGCACTCTCGAGCATCAGTGGCACTCT
This genomic stretch from Natrarchaeobius halalkaliphilus harbors:
- a CDS encoding carbon-nitrogen hydrolase family protein, translated to MRLTVCELPDNRSRFIDSWRGLCDHVETERSELVLLPEMPFSRWLPMKQGGSEEKWGDAVEAHDDWMDRMNELAPATVLGSRPTHSEGRRLNEGFVWTESSGSRLVHQKTFLPDDGPWFWEGSWYERGEDDFSLVECASAKCGFLICTEIWGAEQARKYGHDGAHLIVNPRVTEPQRREQWRAGTQAISTISGSFVASSNRVTIPTESVEEIPFGGNGWIVDPDGTVLAETSRNQPFVTVEIDISVAEKAKKTYPRPAFEGMERR
- a CDS encoding class II histone deacetylase yields the protein MSSQSTLSVYWDDSFLEHNPPAGEFELASSGRLAVDEPHPDRPERVQNIKHILDHELSEFLEWQSVEPATIEQLSRVHTASHISEFEEFCKNGGGRITAETGANEASYTAARHAAGASIQAATDAMRTDVSERVPYALVRPSGHHAQPDQIDGFCFFNNVAIAAEHLRATDQAERIAIIDWDVHHGNGIQETFYDRDDVLYVSIHNDHWSWDPDAHPQTGNTRENGTGDGVGYNVNIPLPPGAGDKGYEYVFNSLVSPIVESFDPDVLLVSAGQDAGTMDPLGRNVVTKSGFEAMGQRVRKLATECADGHLALIQEGGYHLSHLGYATLGVLEGVLDVRTDVREDPFAWLDEDLDSVVSATHSVGADHAHHWPLSFTPSTERQ
- a CDS encoding ornithine cyclodeaminase family protein; amino-acid sequence: MQTVLLDQSAVNANAETSAVISAVEDAFAAYERGTVQMPVKSYVDLERYNGDFRSMPAYIDAGEWDAAGIKWVNVHPDNPSEHGLPTVMGTMVYSDPETGYPLAIMDGTELTMKRTGAAAAVATDYLAIEDATSLGIVGAGVQSYTQLDAIAAVRPIEDVVVADTNSERVQAFIDAFEDRFSVVEGTIADAAACDVLSTVTPVDSPIVEHSVVGSHTHINAMGADAAGKQELTEDLLLESTVVIDDYGQTTHSGEINVPWREGTFSDEHIYGELGEIVAGKKSGRTDDDGITVFDSTGLAIQDIAAAHVVYEHAIDRENGSRFELINS